A section of the bacterium SCSIO 12696 genome encodes:
- a CDS encoding SlyX family protein produces the protein MPIENDRIVELETKLAYQEDTIQALNQVVCKQQDQLDQLQLACETLIERFNAAELGASSGQGGEEPPPPHY, from the coding sequence ATGCCCATTGAAAACGACCGCATTGTTGAATTGGAAACCAAGCTGGCTTATCAGGAAGACACCATACAAGCACTCAATCAGGTGGTGTGTAAGCAGCAGGATCAGCTGGATCAGCTGCAACTGGCCTGTGAAACACTGATTGAGCGTTTTAATGCAGCCGAACTGGGTGCCAGTAGTGGTCAAGGCGGTGAAGAACCGCCGCCGCCTCATTACTGA
- a CDS encoding NAD/NADP octopine/nopaline dehydrogenase family protein has translation MSISFSVENPTVCVIGGGNAAHVLAALLPSRNISTRVLATFGDEANRMAAGVAEQGHLIAEFAAHNAVAGTITGTPEQISADAAEVIPGSDVLLLPLPSFAYASVLETIKPYLKPGMAIGVTPGQGGFDWVAREVLGDLVDQLVLFAILPMPFNCRITDYGKRVEVQEFKHNYRVGVLPISATDSIIRLNEKLFGHTESCGHFLSSTLYPVNAILHPSRLYTLCKDWTPGQVLPENPLFYEGMTSEAAAMMNALNADLMAIGNALEAAGKESIKVPHIYDFLTRYVYEDNSPDLATFFRTSPAYKGFRCPFKEVDGGWEPDFGNRYFSEDIPLGLCVYKGVADLAGVETPAIDTVVTWAQQHMSKEYIVDGKLCGRDIDETHAPQRFGITCIEQL, from the coding sequence ATGAGCATTTCCTTTTCCGTAGAAAACCCAACTGTTTGTGTTATCGGTGGTGGCAATGCAGCCCACGTACTGGCGGCGCTGCTGCCCTCTCGCAATATTTCCACTCGGGTACTGGCTACCTTTGGCGACGAGGCCAACAGAATGGCCGCTGGCGTTGCCGAGCAAGGCCATCTGATTGCCGAATTTGCTGCGCACAACGCGGTTGCCGGCACTATTACCGGTACCCCAGAACAGATTTCCGCTGATGCCGCAGAGGTGATTCCCGGCAGCGACGTACTGTTATTGCCACTGCCGTCTTTCGCCTACGCCAGCGTGCTGGAAACCATCAAACCGTATCTGAAGCCCGGGATGGCCATTGGCGTCACACCCGGCCAGGGTGGCTTTGACTGGGTAGCACGGGAAGTGTTGGGTGATTTGGTGGACCAATTGGTGCTGTTTGCCATTCTGCCTATGCCCTTTAACTGCCGTATCACCGATTACGGCAAGCGTGTGGAAGTCCAGGAATTCAAACACAACTACCGGGTGGGCGTGTTACCCATCAGCGCGACCGACAGCATTATCCGGCTCAACGAAAAACTGTTTGGCCATACAGAAAGCTGCGGCCATTTTCTCAGCTCTACCCTGTACCCCGTTAATGCCATCCTTCATCCTTCCCGGCTTTACACACTCTGCAAAGACTGGACACCAGGGCAGGTATTGCCGGAAAACCCGCTGTTCTACGAAGGCATGACCAGCGAAGCCGCCGCCATGATGAACGCGTTGAATGCAGACCTTATGGCTATCGGCAATGCGCTTGAGGCTGCGGGTAAGGAATCCATTAAAGTGCCCCACATCTACGACTTCCTGACCCGTTACGTGTACGAAGACAACTCACCAGACCTGGCCACCTTCTTCCGCACCAGCCCCGCCTACAAAGGCTTTCGCTGCCCCTTTAAAGAAGTAGACGGCGGCTGGGAGCCAGACTTTGGCAACCGCTACTTTAGCGAAGACATTCCACTGGGCTTGTGTGTTTACAAAGGTGTCGCCGACCTGGCCGGTGTTGAAACCCCGGCAATCGACACCGTGGTTACCTGGGCCCAACAGCATATGAGTAAGGAATATATAGTGGATGGCAAACTGTGCGGCCGGGATATCGATGAAACCCATGCACCGCAGCGGTTTGGGATTACTTGTATAGAGCAGCTTTAG
- the mfd gene encoding transcription-repair coupling factor, translating to MPLLHPPEPPAAGQKHRWGGLQGAGQALAISEAAQQFDGLTLVITDAAKAAAQLETELSFFNGELPVLHFPDWETLPYDLFSPHQDIVSERLRCLHRLPQVNKGILIVPASTLMHRLAPPSFIGGHSFVYKAGDTVDVDHLREQLQQAGYQCVDTVYEHGEYAVRGALVDIFPMGSKHPFRLDLFDDEIESLRSFDPESQRTIDQLDAIDLLPAKEVPLDKTGIRRFQDNWHSRFEVNPRNSTLYQDISNGVASQGIEYFLPLFFEQCATLFDYLPGDTQVFTSGNLEASTEQFWQEASGRFEEYGVDRERPLLPPAEVFVPVNELFATLKQWPRINIGSSKQSGTGASNFAVMNAPEVAVDSRASNPLLALESHLLEQPEQRILYCAESAGRRETLLELLETIRQQPVEVASWREFLDSSHSSAITIAPLDRGLSIKAPSICLISEGDLFGQQVMQRRRRSRTQDQADNVIKNLTELREGAPVVHIDHGVGRYRGLQTIGVNDEMQEFLTLEYADDTKLYVPVSSLHLISRYSGSEEDTAPLHRLGSESWQKAKDKAAKEIRDTAAELLQVYAQRAARQGFSFSDPQQDYLAFSRDFPFEETPDQQDAIDAVKKDLLAEQPMDRLVCGDVGFGKTEVAMRAAFIAVSNSKQVIILVPTTLLAQQHYENFKDRFANWPVTVEVLSRFRTAKEQDSVIQRAAEGNVDILIGTHKLLNSSIKYKNLGLLIIDEEHRFGVRQKEAVKALRAEVDILTMTATPIPRTLNMAFGGIRDLSIIATPPAKRLAVKTFIRQSESRLIREAILRETLRGGQVYYLHNEVKTIDKVARELQELIPEARIGVGHGKMRERELEQVMSDFYHQRFNLLVCTTIIETGIDVPSANTIIIERADKFGIAQLHQLRGRVGRSHHQAYAYLLTPHPKTMTKDGVKRLEAIEAADHLGSGFTLATHDLEIRGAGELLGDEQSGHIQRIGFTLYMELLEKAVQAIQEGKEPDVEAAMHDNVEINLRIPALIPDDYLPDVPMRLQMYKRLASARNSGELKELQVEMIDRFGLLPEYLKNLIRVTQLRLQAETLGITKIEANATGGGISFGSNTSVEPITIVQLVQQQPDRYRFQGATELRFSAAMKTSDLRINTVSKLLQVLEDKGDK from the coding sequence ATGCCGTTACTGCATCCACCCGAACCCCCTGCCGCTGGCCAAAAACATCGCTGGGGAGGATTACAGGGCGCTGGTCAGGCATTGGCTATTAGCGAAGCAGCACAGCAGTTTGATGGCCTGACGTTGGTGATTACCGACGCCGCCAAAGCAGCGGCGCAGTTGGAGACGGAGCTGTCGTTCTTTAACGGCGAGCTGCCAGTGCTGCACTTCCCTGACTGGGAAACTCTACCCTACGACCTGTTTTCTCCCCACCAGGATATTGTCTCCGAGCGATTGCGCTGCCTGCATCGTCTGCCTCAGGTAAATAAGGGCATTTTGATCGTACCCGCCTCCACCCTGATGCATCGGCTGGCACCGCCGTCATTTATCGGTGGCCATTCTTTTGTGTACAAAGCCGGTGATACCGTGGATGTGGACCACTTGCGGGAACAGCTGCAACAGGCGGGTTACCAGTGTGTGGATACCGTCTACGAACACGGCGAATACGCAGTGCGAGGCGCGTTGGTGGATATCTTCCCAATGGGCTCTAAACATCCCTTTCGTCTTGACCTGTTCGACGACGAAATCGAATCCCTGCGCAGTTTCGACCCGGAAAGCCAGCGCACCATCGACCAACTGGACGCCATCGACCTGCTGCCCGCCAAAGAAGTGCCGCTGGATAAAACCGGCATCCGTCGTTTTCAGGACAACTGGCACAGCCGCTTTGAGGTCAACCCACGCAACTCCACCTTGTATCAGGACATCAGCAACGGCGTTGCTTCCCAAGGTATCGAGTACTTTTTGCCTTTGTTTTTCGAGCAATGTGCCACCCTGTTCGACTACCTGCCCGGCGACACCCAGGTATTTACCAGTGGCAACCTGGAAGCCTCCACAGAACAATTTTGGCAAGAGGCCAGCGGCCGTTTTGAAGAATACGGCGTGGATCGGGAGCGGCCTCTGCTGCCGCCAGCCGAAGTATTTGTGCCCGTCAACGAACTGTTTGCCACACTCAAGCAATGGCCGCGAATAAATATCGGCAGCAGCAAACAATCCGGCACTGGCGCCAGCAATTTTGCCGTAATGAACGCCCCCGAAGTGGCAGTGGATTCCCGCGCCAGTAATCCGTTATTGGCCCTTGAAAGCCACCTGTTGGAACAGCCAGAACAGCGAATCCTTTACTGCGCCGAATCCGCTGGCCGCCGGGAAACCCTGTTGGAGCTGCTGGAAACCATTCGCCAGCAGCCGGTGGAAGTTGCTAGCTGGCGAGAGTTCCTCGATAGCAGCCATTCCAGTGCTATTACCATAGCCCCACTGGATCGCGGCCTTTCAATTAAAGCGCCCTCTATCTGCTTAATCAGCGAAGGCGACCTGTTCGGCCAGCAGGTGATGCAGCGCCGTCGCCGCTCCCGCACCCAGGATCAGGCAGACAACGTCATCAAAAACCTCACCGAGCTGCGCGAAGGCGCGCCGGTGGTGCATATCGATCACGGCGTAGGTCGCTACCGGGGTTTGCAGACCATCGGCGTCAACGATGAGATGCAGGAATTTCTGACCCTGGAATACGCCGACGACACCAAGCTCTATGTGCCGGTGTCGTCCCTGCACTTGATCAGCCGCTACAGTGGCTCGGAAGAAGACACGGCACCCCTGCATCGCTTAGGCAGCGAAAGCTGGCAAAAAGCCAAAGACAAGGCCGCCAAAGAAATTCGCGATACCGCCGCCGAGCTTTTGCAAGTGTACGCCCAACGAGCTGCCCGCCAGGGCTTTAGCTTTAGCGACCCACAGCAGGATTACCTGGCCTTTAGCCGCGACTTCCCCTTTGAAGAAACGCCAGACCAGCAAGACGCTATCGACGCGGTGAAAAAAGACCTACTGGCAGAACAACCCATGGATCGCCTGGTGTGCGGCGATGTGGGTTTTGGCAAAACCGAGGTAGCCATGCGCGCCGCTTTTATTGCGGTGAGCAATAGCAAACAAGTCATCATATTGGTACCCACCACCCTACTGGCCCAGCAGCACTACGAAAACTTTAAAGACCGCTTCGCCAACTGGCCGGTGACCGTGGAAGTGCTGTCCCGCTTCCGCACCGCCAAAGAACAGGATTCAGTGATCCAGCGCGCCGCTGAGGGCAATGTAGACATTTTGATTGGCACTCACAAACTGCTGAACAGCAGCATCAAATACAAAAACCTGGGGCTGCTCATCATCGACGAAGAACACCGCTTTGGGGTGCGTCAGAAAGAAGCTGTCAAAGCCCTGCGCGCCGAGGTGGATATTCTGACCATGACTGCAACGCCGATTCCCCGCACATTGAATATGGCCTTTGGCGGCATTCGCGACCTGTCCATTATCGCTACGCCACCGGCCAAACGATTGGCGGTAAAGACTTTTATTCGCCAGAGCGAATCACGGCTGATTCGCGAGGCGATTCTGCGGGAAACCCTGCGCGGCGGCCAAGTGTACTACCTGCACAACGAAGTCAAAACCATCGATAAGGTGGCACGGGAATTACAGGAGCTGATCCCGGAAGCCCGCATCGGTGTCGGCCACGGCAAGATGCGCGAGCGGGAACTGGAACAGGTGATGTCCGACTTCTATCACCAGCGTTTTAACCTGCTGGTGTGCACCACCATTATCGAAACCGGCATCGACGTTCCCAGCGCCAACACCATCATCATCGAGCGTGCCGACAAATTCGGCATCGCCCAGCTGCACCAACTGCGCGGCCGGGTGGGTCGATCTCACCACCAAGCCTATGCTTACCTGTTAACCCCGCACCCGAAAACCATGACCAAAGACGGCGTCAAACGCCTGGAAGCCATTGAAGCCGCCGACCACCTCGGCAGCGGTTTTACCCTGGCCACTCACGATCTGGAAATACGCGGTGCCGGCGAATTGTTGGGTGATGAACAGAGTGGTCATATCCAGCGCATCGGCTTTACTCTGTATATGGAACTGCTGGAAAAGGCAGTACAGGCGATTCAGGAGGGCAAAGAGCCAGATGTGGAAGCAGCCATGCACGACAATGTGGAGATCAACCTGCGAATTCCCGCCCTGATCCCCGACGACTACCTGCCCGACGTACCCATGCGCCTGCAGATGTACAAACGCCTGGCCAGCGCTCGCAACAGCGGTGAGTTGAAAGAGCTGCAGGTGGAAATGATCGACCGTTTTGGTCTGCTGCCGGAGTACCTGAAAAACCTGATTCGGGTTACCCAACTGCGCTTGCAGGCAGAAACACTGGGCATTACCAAAATCGAAGCCAACGCCACTGGTGGTGGCATCAGCTTTGGCAGTAACACGTCTGTGGAGCCCATCACCATCGTACAGCTTGTACAACAGCAGCCAGACCGTTATCGTTTCCAGGGTGCCACCGAGCTGCGCTTCTCGGCGGCGATGAAAACCAGCGATTTGCGTATTAATACAGTGAGCAAGCTGTTGCAGGTATTAGAGGACAAGGGAGATAAGTAA
- a CDS encoding 4'-phosphopantetheinyl transferase superfamily protein, which produces MIESTGFDLAAYQPDCYQQLDIPLPPRVSKAVPKRQAEFLAGRYCAARALNALGSRDLVVHSGENRIPRWPENTVGSISHTAGKAVAVAAWKKDYVGIGIDCEMQVSDEVCERIYDTIAIPEDTQLLNRGGWEKAWFLTLLFSAKESLFKALYPTVNKYFGFDKAQLLEVTENTFAIALTDNLNDRWCKSQIFSGCYLRGEGYVVTFLEIKENL; this is translated from the coding sequence TTGATCGAATCCACCGGTTTTGATTTGGCGGCGTATCAGCCGGACTGCTACCAACAGCTCGATATCCCTTTGCCTCCACGAGTCAGCAAAGCCGTACCCAAACGACAGGCAGAATTCCTGGCCGGTCGCTACTGCGCCGCCCGTGCGCTCAATGCATTGGGGAGCCGTGATCTGGTGGTGCACAGTGGCGAAAATCGCATTCCCAGATGGCCAGAAAATACCGTTGGTTCAATTTCACACACTGCTGGTAAAGCAGTCGCTGTTGCGGCCTGGAAAAAGGATTACGTTGGGATTGGTATCGATTGCGAAATGCAGGTGAGTGATGAGGTGTGCGAGCGTATTTACGACACCATTGCGATACCAGAGGATACCCAATTATTGAACCGTGGCGGTTGGGAGAAAGCGTGGTTCTTAACCCTGTTATTTTCTGCCAAGGAAAGCTTGTTTAAAGCACTTTATCCGACAGTGAACAAGTATTTTGGTTTTGATAAAGCACAGCTGCTTGAAGTGACAGAAAACACTTTTGCTATTGCTCTGACGGATAATCTTAATGACCGCTGGTGCAAGAGTCAGATATTTTCTGGTTGCTATTTGCGGGGTGAGGGATATGTTGTGACTTTTTTGGAGATTAAGGAAAATTTATGA
- a CDS encoding S-methyl-5'-thioinosine phosphorylase has product MQKMAIIGGTGLTQMPELQIHHSRTVTTQYGSPSSPLLCGQLGGADVVFLARHGSSHNIPPHCVNYRANMAALKQEGVAAVIAVNAVGGIRSDMGAGALVVPDQIIDYTWGRQHTYSDGPDAPLEHVDFTQPYTEPLRQQLLSALQAEGVAGIDGGVHGVTQGPRLESAAEIDRLEKDGCDLVGMTAMPEAALARELGLDYACLALVVNPAAGRSVDTISMADIQAVLEQSIPKIRRVLVRTCNGVSKGV; this is encoded by the coding sequence ATGCAAAAAATGGCCATTATTGGCGGCACCGGTTTAACTCAAATGCCGGAGCTGCAAATTCATCACAGCAGAACGGTCACCACTCAGTACGGTTCACCATCGTCGCCCTTGCTCTGCGGCCAGCTGGGTGGTGCCGATGTGGTGTTCCTCGCCCGCCACGGCAGCAGTCATAATATCCCACCTCACTGTGTCAATTACCGAGCCAATATGGCGGCTTTAAAACAGGAGGGAGTGGCTGCGGTGATCGCTGTAAACGCCGTGGGAGGCATTCGCAGCGATATGGGAGCGGGTGCTCTGGTGGTTCCCGATCAGATCATCGATTACACCTGGGGTCGTCAACACACCTATTCTGATGGCCCGGATGCCCCTCTGGAACATGTGGATTTTACCCAGCCGTACACTGAGCCACTGCGTCAGCAGCTGCTAAGTGCCCTGCAGGCCGAAGGTGTTGCCGGGATTGATGGCGGTGTGCATGGAGTCACCCAGGGGCCGAGGTTGGAAAGTGCAGCGGAGATTGATCGCCTGGAAAAGGATGGCTGTGATCTGGTGGGCATGACGGCTATGCCAGAAGCAGCCCTGGCACGTGAGCTGGGGCTGGACTACGCTTGCCTGGCGTTGGTGGTCAACCCGGCTGCTGGGCGCAGCGTTGATACCATATCAATGGCGGATATTCAGGCTGTTCTGGAACAGAGCATTCCAAAAATTCGTCGTGTACTGGTGCGCACTTGCAATGGAGTTTCCAAAGGAGTTTAA
- a CDS encoding hypoxanthine-guanine phosphoribosyltransferase produces the protein MSDSPANELPDVVEILDYALELSSGEEVDSAIERIASDITEKLADTNPIVICVLNGGVVFTGQLLTLLRFPLELDYLHATRYRGETIGSDINWLARPQQDMKDRTVLILDDIFDEGFTLQSIVEHCKAEGAEAVHTAVLVEKRHDRERADIRPDFVGLTTSDLYLFGSGMDYLGYWRNLPGIYGLKVEWE, from the coding sequence TTGAGTGACTCACCTGCAAATGAACTGCCTGACGTTGTAGAAATACTGGATTACGCTCTGGAGCTGAGTTCCGGAGAAGAAGTGGATTCCGCCATTGAGCGTATTGCTTCTGATATCACTGAAAAACTGGCGGATACCAACCCCATTGTGATCTGTGTGCTCAATGGTGGTGTGGTATTTACTGGCCAGCTATTGACGCTGCTGCGCTTTCCTCTGGAATTGGATTATCTACATGCCACCCGCTACCGCGGCGAAACCATCGGTTCGGATATCAATTGGTTGGCGCGGCCACAACAGGATATGAAAGATCGCACCGTATTGATTCTCGACGATATTTTTGACGAAGGTTTTACCCTGCAATCGATTGTTGAGCACTGTAAGGCGGAAGGCGCGGAGGCTGTACATACGGCAGTTCTGGTGGAAAAACGCCACGATCGCGAGCGCGCAGACATTCGCCCGGACTTCGTTGGCTTGACCACTAGCGACCTCTATCTGTTTGGCTCCGGTATGGATTATCTGGGGTATTGGCGCAATCTACCGGGTATCTATGGATTGAAGGTGGAGTGGGAGTAA
- a CDS encoding mechanosensitive ion channel family protein, translated as MAEVFLIVLLALSLGFLVNKVINRLEKQAAKTKTVWDDALIEAFRRPLVWLVWILGINFAAEIAFSSDPAWEKLIAQANKVAVIFLVMLFLLNFLKRAERNFLDPEYQTPPVDQTTARAVGKLLRAAVIISSLLIVMQVFGFSISGLLAFGGIGGIAVGFAAKDLLANFFGGMMIYFDRPFKVGDWVRSPDQEIEGTVEDIGWRMTRIRTFDKRPLYIPNSVFTQISIENPSRMTNRRIYETIGIRYDDIAVMDAIVADVKAMLLAHEEIDTKQTLIVNFNSFGASSVDFFVYTFTKTCNWVHFHEVKQDVLLKVAAIIDSHQAEIAFPTSTVHVPNGIATTTHTATTEV; from the coding sequence ATGGCGGAAGTATTTCTGATTGTATTGCTGGCGCTGTCACTGGGCTTTTTGGTGAATAAAGTCATCAATCGCCTGGAAAAACAGGCGGCAAAAACCAAAACCGTGTGGGACGATGCCCTGATCGAAGCCTTTCGACGGCCACTGGTGTGGTTGGTGTGGATTTTGGGGATTAACTTTGCCGCGGAAATCGCCTTTAGCAGTGACCCGGCGTGGGAAAAACTGATTGCCCAAGCCAACAAGGTAGCAGTGATCTTTTTGGTGATGTTGTTTCTGCTCAACTTTTTGAAGCGAGCTGAACGCAATTTCCTCGATCCGGAATATCAGACCCCGCCCGTGGATCAAACCACCGCCAGGGCGGTTGGCAAACTGTTGCGGGCCGCAGTCATTATCAGCTCACTGCTGATTGTGATGCAGGTGTTCGGCTTTAGTATCTCCGGCCTGCTGGCGTTTGGCGGTATTGGCGGTATTGCCGTGGGTTTTGCCGCCAAGGATCTGCTCGCCAACTTCTTCGGTGGCATGATGATCTACTTCGACCGGCCCTTTAAAGTGGGGGATTGGGTGCGCTCGCCGGACCAGGAAATTGAGGGAACCGTGGAGGATATTGGCTGGCGTATGACTCGCATTCGCACCTTTGACAAGCGCCCCTTGTACATTCCCAACTCGGTGTTTACCCAGATTTCCATAGAGAACCCATCGCGGATGACCAACCGCCGCATCTATGAAACCATTGGTATTCGCTATGACGACATTGCGGTTATGGATGCCATTGTTGCGGACGTAAAAGCGATGCTGTTAGCCCATGAAGAGATTGACACCAAACAAACCCTGATTGTTAACTTCAACAGCTTCGGCGCATCTTCGGTGGACTTTTTTGTCTATACCTTTACCAAAACCTGTAATTGGGTGCACTTCCATGAAGTGAAGCAGGATGTGCTGCTGAAAGTTGCCGCCATTATCGATAGCCATCAGGCGGAAATTGCTTTCCCCACCTCAACGGTGCATGTGCCCAATGGCATAGCGACCACCACCCATACGGCAACCACAGAGGTATAA
- the nagZ gene encoding beta-N-acetylhexosaminidase produces MLDLESTTLSDDERTLLQQPEVGGVIFFTRNFESREQLCTLVEQIRAVRPELLLAVDQEGGRVQRFKTGFTRLPNMQQLGKCYREDAKIGLTLCRDTGWLMASELRACGLDISFAPVLDLDTDRSQVIGDRAFSDDVKEAVACATEFIAGMGEAGMAATAKHFPGHGSVVADSHKETPTDNRTLDEVRQRDMVPFVSLLGHYRGVMPAHILFPQVAPQTVGFSPFWLQQVLREELGFSGVIFSDDLSMKGADVAGGYPQKAAAALDAGCDMVLVCNNRQGALEVLAWLQQHQHPPLATKGIEQMCASGKVSWQQLQLSERYQRTQQQLNHLTAK; encoded by the coding sequence ATGCTCGACCTTGAGAGCACAACGCTCAGCGATGACGAGCGCACTCTGTTGCAACAGCCCGAAGTGGGCGGTGTCATCTTTTTTACTCGCAATTTTGAGTCCCGCGAGCAACTTTGTACCTTGGTCGAACAAATTCGCGCCGTTCGCCCGGAGCTGCTGTTGGCAGTGGACCAGGAGGGGGGCAGGGTGCAGCGCTTTAAAACCGGCTTCACGCGTTTGCCTAATATGCAGCAACTGGGCAAGTGCTATCGTGAAGACGCGAAAATCGGCCTGACCTTATGCCGCGATACCGGCTGGTTGATGGCCAGTGAACTGCGTGCCTGCGGTTTGGACATCAGCTTTGCCCCGGTATTGGATCTGGACACAGATCGCTCCCAGGTGATTGGCGACCGGGCGTTTTCTGACGATGTAAAAGAGGCGGTTGCCTGTGCCACCGAGTTTATTGCGGGGATGGGGGAAGCCGGTATGGCCGCTACGGCCAAACATTTCCCGGGCCATGGTTCTGTGGTGGCGGACAGTCACAAAGAAACCCCCACTGACAACCGCACTTTGGATGAGGTGCGTCAGCGGGATATGGTGCCCTTTGTGAGCTTGTTGGGTCACTATCGCGGGGTTATGCCAGCGCATATTCTGTTTCCTCAGGTGGCGCCGCAAACGGTGGGCTTCAGTCCGTTTTGGCTGCAACAGGTGCTGCGAGAGGAGCTGGGTTTTAGCGGGGTAATTTTCAGCGATGACCTTTCGATGAAGGGGGCTGATGTGGCCGGTGGCTACCCGCAAAAAGCCGCTGCGGCACTGGACGCTGGTTGTGATATGGTGCTGGTGTGTAACAACCGCCAGGGCGCACTGGAAGTGCTGGCCTGGTTGCAACAGCATCAGCACCCTCCGTTAGCAACCAAGGGTATTGAACAGATGTGTGCCAGTGGCAAGGTGTCCTGGCAGCAGTTGCAATTGAGCGAGCGGTATCAGCGCACCCAACAACAACTCAATCACTTGACCGCAAAATAG
- a CDS encoding glycine C-acetyltransferase, producing the protein MPTPFLQHLAAELDQIRSDGLYKGERVITSQQASQIEVQGGQQVLNFCANNYLGLANHPTLIEAANAGLNKHGFGVASVRFICGTQDIHKTLEQKLSEFLGTEDTILYSSCFDANGGLFETLLGPEDAIISDALNHASIIDGVRLCKAKRYRYANNDMAELEARLQEADEAGARFKLIATDGVFSMDGVIANLKAVCDLADKYDALVMVDDSHAVGFLGDNGRGSHEYCNVMNRVDIITGTLGKAMGGSSGGYTSGRKEIIDILRQRSRPYLFSNSMAPAVVTASIKVIEMLSQSKDLIQKLADNSRYFRERMTEAGFTLAGADHAIIPVMIGDARLAAEFADKMLEEGIYVVGFSFPVVPKGQARIRTQMSAAHTNEQLDNAIAAFIKVGKSLGVI; encoded by the coding sequence ATGCCTACCCCATTTCTACAACACCTGGCGGCCGAGCTCGACCAAATCCGCAGCGACGGCCTGTACAAAGGCGAGCGGGTAATCACCTCCCAGCAAGCGTCTCAAATTGAGGTTCAAGGCGGCCAGCAGGTACTGAACTTTTGCGCCAATAACTACCTGGGCCTGGCCAATCACCCGACATTAATCGAGGCCGCCAACGCTGGCCTCAATAAGCACGGGTTTGGGGTGGCTTCGGTACGCTTTATTTGTGGCACTCAGGACATTCACAAAACCCTGGAACAGAAACTCAGCGAGTTTCTGGGCACCGAAGACACTATCCTCTACTCCTCTTGCTTCGACGCCAACGGCGGTTTGTTTGAAACCTTGCTGGGCCCGGAAGACGCCATTATCTCCGATGCGCTCAACCACGCCTCCATTATCGACGGTGTGCGCCTGTGTAAGGCCAAGCGTTACCGCTACGCCAATAACGACATGGCAGAACTGGAAGCGCGCTTGCAGGAAGCCGACGAGGCCGGCGCCCGTTTTAAACTGATCGCCACCGATGGCGTATTTTCCATGGACGGGGTAATCGCCAACCTTAAGGCGGTCTGTGATTTAGCCGACAAATACGACGCCCTGGTCATGGTGGACGACTCCCACGCCGTGGGCTTTCTCGGCGACAACGGTCGCGGCTCCCACGAATACTGCAATGTGATGAATCGGGTAGATATCATTACCGGCACCTTGGGCAAAGCCATGGGCGGCTCTTCCGGCGGCTACACCTCTGGCCGCAAGGAAATTATCGATATCTTGCGCCAGCGCTCGCGCCCCTACCTGTTCTCTAACTCCATGGCACCGGCGGTGGTGACCGCTTCCATCAAAGTGATCGAGATGCTGTCGCAGAGCAAAGACCTGATCCAGAAATTGGCGGATAACAGCCGCTATTTTCGCGAGCGCATGACCGAGGCAGGGTTTACCCTGGCCGGTGCCGATCACGCCATTATTCCCGTCATGATTGGCGATGCCCGCCTGGCCGCAGAGTTTGCCGACAAAATGCTCGAGGAAGGCATTTATGTGGTGGGCTTTTCGTTCCCGGTTGTACCCAAGGGTCAGGCCCGCATTCGCACTCAAATGTCCGCAGCGCACACCAATGAACAGTTGGACAACGCAATTGCGGCGTTTATTAAAGTGGGTAAATCACTCGGCGTTATTTAA